In Candidatus Pantoea bituminis, the genomic window TCATCGCCACGGCGTGAATCTGCGCCGGGTCCCTTCTCCAGCCAGCCGCGACGGATCATCGGTTGCGTCACGCGCGCCGGATGATCGAGAACGTGCGTAAAGTTGTTTAGTAGCGGGCTGGGATCGGGATCGCCGCTGAAGGGTTCAATCATTAACGAATTGCCGTTAGGGCGTGCGCGAAAAGCACCCCAGTGCGAACTGTGCATGCTGGACATGATATTCCCAGTTAAAACGGTGCCTAAAGCACCGTTGAAATGAAATTACGTACGCGACCATTTTCAGGATCATCCAGCACCTGCTGGGTTGGGCCGGCAGCCACTATCGCCCCCGCCTCCATGAACACGATGTTATCGGCCACTTCACGCGCAAAGCCGATTTCATGTGTAACAATCACCATAGTGATGCCAGAGTGTGCCAGTTGCTGAATGACCTGGAGTACTTCCCCACCAGCTCTGGATCTAACGCGGAAGTGGGTTCATCAAACAGCATTACGCCGGGATCCATCGCTAAGGCGCGGGCAATCGCTACGCGCTGCTGCTGTCCGCCCGACAGATTTTGCGGCCATTCATCTTCGCGTCCCGCCAGTCCCACCTGTTGCAGCAATTTTCTGCCTTTCTCGGTTGCTTGCTGACGGCTCTGTTTTTTCACGCGCATGGGCGCATCAATAATGTTCTGCAACACGGTACGGTGCGGGAAAAGGTTGAACTGCTGAAACACCATGCCAATCTGACTGCGTTGACGCGCTACGTCACGGCTATTAAGTTCGTGCAGCGCCTGGCCCTTCTGCTTATATCCCACCATTTCGCCACCAATACGGATGGTGCCGCCATCGAGCTTTTCGAGATGATTAATGCAGCGCAACAGGGTTGATTTGCCTGAGCCGGATGGGCCGAGGATCACCGTGACCGAACCCGCCGGAATATCAAGGTTTACCGCATCCAAAATCGTGTTACCGGAAAAGCGCTTAGTGACTTTACGTAACGTAATTGCTTCAGCCATTGCTGACACTCCTTGCGGCTTTAGGCAGCGTGAAACCGGTAATAATGCTCAACCAACCACGCTTTTCACGGCGCGTGACGCCACGCGAGAAGTAGCGTTCAACATAATATTGTCCGATCGACAACACCGAGGTCATCAGCAGATACCATAAGGTGGCGACTAACAGCAGCGGGATCACTTCATAAGTACGCTGGTAAATAATCTGCGCAGAGAACAGAACGTCTTGAAGTGAGATAACTGAAACCACGGCGGTTGTTTTAAGCTGACCGATAATTTCGTTACCCGCAGGCGGCAGAATGGCGCGCATCGCCTGCGGTAAAACGGTATGCCGAAAAATTTGTGCTGGTCGATAACCCAATGCACGGGCCGCTTCAAGCTGACCATTTCCTACGCTTTGGATACCGGCTCGCACAATTTCAGCCGCATAAGCAGATTGATGCATGACTAAGGCGATCACTGCTGCACTGAACGGACTCACTAACGCGTTAGACTGCGCACTCCAGAGCTCACCGACTCCCGGCAAAGAGAGCGCTATCGTGGGGTAAAGTGCCGCGATGTTGTACCACAGAAACAGTTGCACCAGCATCGGCACACCGCGGAAGAACCAGGTGTAAGCCCAGCTCACCGCAACCAACACCGGATTGGATGAGAGTCGCATCAACGCCAGCACGGTTCCGAAAGCAAAACCGAGCACGATTGATATGGCGGTGAGCTGCAGCGTCATCAAAACGCCCTGCAGAATTGACGCTTCAGTAAAACTCTCTGCGATAATGCCCCACTCAAAGCGTGGGTTGTTCATCATCGAATGCGCCATTGCCACTACGCAGAACAGCACCACCAAGGCGCTGAACCAACGACCGTAATAGCGTTTACTTACGATGCGTAAATCATCAGTGTGTTCGGAGTGTGAACTCATTTGAAAATCTCTTCGTTACGTTTGGCTTCCGTTACTGCACCGAAACCAATGCCCCAATGATCGAGAATTTTTTGGTAGTTGCCATCTTTGATCAGAGAATTCAGCGCGGCCTGAACAGCAGGTTCAAGCGGAGAATCTTTCGGAAAAGCAACGGAGACAGGCGCGTCATCAACATGGATTTCACCGCTTAACGCCAAAGGTTTGATCAGCTTGGTCTGCCAGCTCAGGCCCTCATAAGGACCAAAAAACATCGGTACGCGACCACTTACAACAGCCTGAACGCCAGCAGGGCGATCGGGAAATACCGCCACTTTAATCGGCTGCTTCCCAGCGGCCTCACAGGCTTTGCTGGCTTGTTCCAGCCGCATGATTTGCGTTGTTCCCGCGCCTGCACCGACCTCTTTACCGCATACGGCATCAAAGGCGGTAAAAGGGGCAATGTTGGCAGACTTCAAAGAAATAATGCCGAGGCGACTGGCGTTATAGTAGCCAACAAAATCGACCTGTTTCAGGCGGGTTTGCGTGGCATTGATGTTAGATAAGGCAACATCGTAGCGACCGGTTTTTAAACCCGGAATGATATTGTCGAAACCGCCGGTATCGCGCCATTGCACTTTGATACCCAGACGTTCACCCACCGCATTCATAATGTCGATTTCACGGCCTGCCAGGGTTTTATTGTCTTCCTTAAAGAAGGTGGTTGGCGGCGTATTAGGGTTGGTTCCAGCGACGATATATCCGCGCTGAGTAATATCTGGCGGCAGCAGGCTCTTTAGTTTGGCATCGGCATCGACATGCAGCGAACTGTCAGTGGGAACAGAAACATCGGCAGCGTTAGCGAAGTGAGTGGTCATTACGAGCGCTAATAAGGTCATTCCTTTAGTTAATTTCACTGGAACCTTTCTCCTGATAAGAATCATCAAATATTCTCCAAAATGGGAGAATTAACATCATCAAAGTAAACCGTTTATAACGTTACACCGCCGCCAATTCATTGGCTGTCGCTGACGCAGATCATTGTCTGTGAATATATGCATCTATAACAAATGCGAAAAACATCTAAGCTTTTGCTAAAAATGACTTTAGGAAGAGTGTTTAGGAATAAAGCTATGCCAGGGGTTATTACCCTATACTTTTAAACGAGAAAATCGTGTTTATAGTTATTAATTAAATCAAACAGTAAAGCCAGGCAAAGCGGCCTAAAAAATCAATACATACAATAAGTTTGATGAGATTCGACATAAAACAGCCGATCAATCCAACCGCCAGACATCAGATTAATCGCGATGCATCAACCCTTTATAGATCTAAAGAATTAAAGCAATATCGTTATCGGTATTCCGTTAAGTTATTAGATATAACATTTAAAATCTATTTTAAGTCACCCACTTCATTCTTAACGATTATTTATTACTCACTGGTTATTTTAATTATATTCATGATGACATGTACATGAGTGACATATCACTCAAGACTAGCTTTTCACCTTCGAATCGATGCCGCAATACATAATAACTTTCACAGGACGTGATTTGCAGTAAAGCATCTGAATAGTTATTTAGCGCCTCACGCATTTGGTCCAAATAGTTATGTGTATCATAAACGCGGTCAATTCCTTCCAGTGCATGGTTCATGATTTTTCGAGCGACATCGTTTGGCGTATCTAATGCAGATAACTTCGAACGTGCGGTTCGACGCAGGTCTCGCGGTGAAAATGGCTCAAGTCCTAATCCGCGCGGGGCCCGAATCATCCGCCGCAATGCCTGGTTAAGTGCGCCTTTCGATAGCGGTTGCTGCGCATCACGCGGCGCGGGAACTAGCCAGGGCGATCGCGAATCCGATGATTTTATTAACTCTTCGATACACAGACGCATCAGCGGTGAAATCGGCAAAATGTGTTCACGCTGCGACTTGTTACGCGTGCCCTGCTTCCACAAACCCAATTGCAGATCAAACTCAGATTTCTGGGCCTGAATAATTTCATCTGGACGCCGCGCACTCGCCAGGCACAAACGCAGCGCCCAGCGCGCTTGTTCAGAAAGCGCCCAGTTATCAAGCCCATGCCAAAAAACCCAGATTTCGGCGTCAGATAATTGTCGGGTTCGAGGCGGCGTAGCGCGTCCGGCCACGTCGCGTTTTTTCATGGAAGCGATTGGCGAATGATCGAGATAGCCCTGAATTTCCGCCCAGGCTAAAAACTGTTTAGTTAAGGCAAAAACGCGCCGCGCTTCTTCTTTTTTACCGTCAGCGATCAGGATGTTGTAAAGGCGATTCAATCGTAACCGGGTAATGCTTTTCAGCGGAAGTGAGCCGATCTGCGGCAGCACATGTTTGAGTAAAGAGGAGATAGCGATCTCGGGTCGACGTCGAGTAACCAGTAACGAAAGTTTTACCCACACTTTCATCACCTGCTCTACCGTGCCTTCATCACCAAAATTATCGAGTTGGCCAAGTGAAGAGGTTTTGATGTCGGCCAGCCAAACCAAAACATGACGACCAACGTGTGATGAAGACAGTGTCATTCGCAAACTTCCCTTTCCAACGCGCAGCTACACAAGTGTTAAACAACGCATTTTACTGCCCAATTGCGTGTGACTCCAGACTTAATAGGTCTGGAGTCATAAAGACGCGTTTTAACGTATTTTGCTAACCTTATCGACCTGATTACCGGCTCAAAATTAGATTGGAGCAGCGTTTTTTTGCTGTTTATTTAACCAATTGTGGAGGAATGTAAAGGTGTTACGCCGATATATACAATGATAACTATTATCATTATCATACGCATTTACTTACAAACGTTAACGTATCAGGGAGATTGATTAAGTGAATGTAACTACGCATGTCCAGAAGCGTCCCATCGCGCTTTTGCTGGCTGGACTGTTGAGCACTTCTGCTTACGGCGCTAATGAAGAAGAAACGGATAAATTGGCTGACGGTGAAACCATGTTAGTCACCGCCGAACAGGAATTAAAACAACAACCTGGCGTCTCAACCATTACGGCGCAGGATATTGAAAAAAGCCCGCCTGTAAATGACCTTTCCGACATCATTCGCAAAATGCCTGGCGTCAATCTTACCGGTAATACGGCTAACGGCAGTCGCGGCAATAACCGCCAAATTGATATTCGCGGGATGGGACCAGAAAATACCTTGATCCTGATCGATGGTGTTCCCGCCTCCTCGCGCAACTCTGTACGTTATAGCTGGCGCGGCGAACGTGATTCCCGCGGCGACACTAACTGGGTGCCGCCAGAAATGGTGGAACGTATTGAAGTCATTCGCGGTCCTGCTGCTGCACGTTACGGTTCTGGCGCAGCGGGCGGCGTCGTTAACATTATTACCAAACGGCCCACTAATGACTGGCATGGATCGTTATCGCTTTACACTAATCAACCGGAAGATGACAAAGAAGGTGCAACGAAACGCGCCAACTTTAATTTGAGCGGCCCGCTGGCAGGCGACGCATTAACGATGCGCTTGTACGGCAACATCAATAAAACCGATGCTGATGCTTTCGACATCAACACTGCAGAAAATGGTTCTGCCGCAGCTGGGCGCGAAGGTGTGCGTAACAAAGATATTAACTCGGTACTTTCGTGGAAACTGACGCCAGAGCAAATTCTGGATTTTAGTTATGGCTATAGCCGACAAGGCAATATCTACGCTGGCGATACGCAATACAGTAACGGTGGCGGCAATGCGCTGATTGAATCTCTGCAAGGTGATGAAACCAATCGCCTTTACCGCCAAAGTTATGGCATCGCGCATAATGGTATTTGGGATTGGGGACAGTCGAAACTGACTTTCAACTACGAAAAAACCAACAATACGCGTTTGCAGGAAGGAACCACCGGCAGCAGTGAAGGCCGCATTAACAGCAATACTTACACCACCAGCCGATTTGAAAGTTACCGCGCTGGCAGCGAAGTCAGTTTCCCGCTGGAATTATTGCGGGATCAAACGGTTACTCTCGGTGCTGAATGGAATCGCGATGAGCTTAACGATCCGGCATCCATGCAGGCAACCAACGCATCCGGTGTTGTGATTGGTGACGTAAGCGGCGATGCTTCAGCCCGAAACAGTAAAAACACCGCAACCATCAGTTCACTCTATTTTGAAGACAACATTGCTGCGACTGACAGTACAGAAGTGATCCCGGCTTGCGCTTTGATTATCATGATAATTTTGGTGCTAACTGGAGCCCAAGCCTGAATATTTCACAGGGCTTAGGCGATCACTTCACGTTGAAGGCCGGTATTGCTCGCGCATTTAAAGCACCTAACCTTTATCAATCCACAGAGGGTTATCTCCTTTCAACGCGCGGCAATGGTTGTCCAATCGGTATCGCCACCGGCAGTTGTTATTTATTGGGTAACGAAGATCTGGATCCTGAAGTTAGCGTAAACAAAGAGTTGGGGATTGAGTTCATCAATGAAGGTTACGTCGCTGGCATTACCTGGTTCCGTAATGATTACAAAAACAAAATTGTCGCCGGTACCGATATCATTGGCTATGCCTCGAATGGTAATAACATTCTGCAGTGGAGCAACGGCGGCAAAGCTGTGGTTGAAGGACTGGAAGGTAACATGACGATCCCGGTCATTCGTGACACGTTGGAATGGCGTACTAACGCAACGTACATGATTCAGTCAAAAGACAAGGATACGGGAAATCCGCTTTCGATCATTCCCGAGTACACCATCAACACCATGTTGGACTGGCAGGTTACGCAAGATTTTTCCAGTAACCTGAACTGGACAATGTATGGTCGTCAAAAGCCGCGTGAATATGCAGAATCACGTACCGAAGCAGGCTCATTATCGACCAAAGAAGTGGGTGCCTATTCTGTTTTCGGTCTGAACTTCAACTACGATCTGACCAAAAATTTGCGGGCTAATGCCGGCATCAGCAACCTGCTGGATAAGCGTATTTATCGCGAAGCGGAAGGTGCTTCAACCTATAATGAGCCCGGTCGCGCCTATTATGCTGGCTTAACAATGTCATTCTGATAGCAGGCTATTCTCAAAAAAGCGCTTCTTTATGAGGCGCTTTTTTTATTTAAAAACAATCTCATAAGAGGAGTTATGTTTTTAGCATCGGTTTTATCAGGATGATTCGTGGAGTTTGGCGTGGGTCGGTTCTGATTTAGGTTGTGAACATAATGATTCTAGAGAGCACGCCCTCCTTTAGTGACAACGTCACATATATTTCCTTTGAAAAATCCCACTCAGCATGTAAATATACAAAACATATACGTTTCATATAGGCATAATATGGGCATTGTAAAAATTTCCGACCTTATGCATGAGAATTTGCGTATCGCCAGTCAGGCGATGAGTCGCTCCATTAACTCTCAAGCAGAGCATTGGTTAAAGTTGGGCATGATGGCCGAACTCTATCCACAGCTGAATCAGCATGAACTGGCGCAAATGTTAATTCGCGCCGAACTGGATGGCAGTTCAGATATTCGTAACTTAGTCGTTAGCGACAATCTCACTTCACAAGGAGATGTGTAATGAACACAGTAAAAATTCACACGGCACGGGAAATTGAAATGGCGCGTTCAGCGGGTCATGCTGCCGCTAAAGTGCTGGAGATGATCACTCCACACGTCAAACCCGGGATCACGACGGAAGAACTTGACGATATTTGCCATGATTACATCGTCAATGAACTGAAAGTTACGCCCGCGAACATTGGGTATCACGGTTATACCCGTACCACCTGTACTTCGGTTAATCATGTGGTTTGCCATGGCATTCCCGCTGCGAAAAAGCTCAAAGATGGCGACATCGTGAATATTGATGTCGCGATCATCAAAGATGGATGGTATGGCGACACCAGCCGTATGTACTTTGTTGGGCAACCTTCCGTACGCGCCAAACGTCTGGTAGAAATCACCTATCAATCCATGGTTGCGGGCATTAAAACTGTTCGTCCTGGCGCAACCTTAGGGGATATTGGTGCTGCAATCCAACGCGTCGCGGAAGGTGCAGGTTTTTCCGTGGTGCGTGAATATTGCGGACACGGTGTAGGCGAGATTTATCACACCGATCCTCAGGTGCTGCATTACGGCACACCGGGCGAAGGCATGCCGCTTAAAGCAGGGATGATTTTTACTATCGAGCCGATGATCAATGCAGGCAAAGCCGGAACCAGTTTGCTTTCCGATGGCTGGACAGTAGTGACCAAAGACCGTTCACTCTCCGCGCAATGGGAGCATACCGTTGCCGTGACCGAAGACGGTTTTGATCTGTTAACGCCGTGGCCTGAAGGAACCGGCGATTATCCGGCCATTTGATTCTGAGAAAATAAGGCGGAAGCGCCGTAAGCGCTTCCGTTAAAGATTAGTGCTGTGATGTGGATTGCCTTAGCTGAATGCCATTGCGTCCAGCGCGTTTGACCCGATAAAGTGCTTCATCGGTATAACGCAACCATTCATGGATCGAACCCGCCTCTCGTGCCGCAGCGATACCGATGCTGACGGTACATTGATAGTCAGGGAAGCGGGTAAGCGGATCAGTTCGATCTGATTTTTGATTCGCTCTGCCATGGCAATGATGGTGACATCATCTGCATCCCGAACGATAACACCTAACTCATCGCCGCCAAAACGTGCGGGCACGTCCTTCATTCCGACGTTGTCACGCAGCGATCCCGAAATCTCTGCCAACAAGAAATCTCCCGCTTCATGGCCAAACGTGTCGTTAACATGCTTGAAATGATCAACATCCAGCAGCATTAGATACGCATTGCCTTCGCCACGTTTGGTGCGAAGAAACTCGCTTTCGAGACGGTGTTCAAACAGGCGTCGATTAGGAATTTTTAAGCCTGGATCCATTAACGCGATGCGCTCCAGTTCGCTATTTTTTTCCTTAAACTTAGCGTAAGGTTGTGCGATACCACACTCAGCGCCAGTAAATAACCGGTTGCCAGTGGCAACGTTAACCATACGGTGCGCGTCGAAAATTCCGTTTCTATCGGGGCGCCTTCCAAAGCCCAGACCAAGGCAAAAGCAAACAAAAAAGCCTGAACAGCGGCGATCAACTGTGACCAGCCCCCGGCAGAATAACGGTCAGAAATCAGGACCGCTATAATCACAAATGAAGGCAGCGGACTGAGCGCCATCAATCCAACCCAAATACCACCGAAAGCGGCATCGAGAGTTAAATTGTTGCGTTCGCGCCCGGTGGTATCCTGTGAATTTAACGCTAAGCGGTAGGCGATATAGGGCCAGGCAAAAGCATTTATGAACAGTAATCCACAGGCACCCAGGCTTTTTCCCTGCTCCATCAAGACGGATAAAATGGGCAGGAAACACAAAAATGTACCCAGTTGGCGCATAGCAAACATGCGACGTACAAAGCGTGTCGAACGCAGCTTTAGATGGTTGTCATCAGGTGAGTAGTAATTCATCAATTAACAGCATCAACGTAGGGTTAAAGCAGTTTATCGAGATTTAACTTAAATAGGGTAATTTTTTGAGACTTTTCAGGTTGAAGTATGATTTTTTTAAATATAAGAAATTCGAATCGTTACGCTCAAGGTGGAAAACTAACGTATACGACCGCTTCCGATCGCTAATTCTCTTTATTTAGCGCTGTTTCAACAGAAATAAATTTAATGTTTCTTTATTCTGGTTTGGAAAGTGTCAACGCATGCTGTCTTCTGCCATCACGAAAATATTCTGCAAAACAGGCTTAGCGAGGACGGGTTATCACCTAATGCTAACAGTTGACTGCGCAACAGTTAATGCAGGAAATGATTCATTAGTTTTTTATATTTCAATACTAAGCCAAGCGGGATAATGTAATAGCGTCCTCATAGCACTGCCATTCGAGCAGAGCGTTGCCATCTCGACTTAAAATCCACTAATAAATTTCTCTCTGTTTTTTGGGTTATTGGTCAGCGCTACAGCCGCAGCCCAGGATCAGGCTGCGGCAAACGCCTTTTTTCTCACGTTTTATGATAAAACAGAGGCTAACTTTCTTTCCGTTAGTGATATTACTCAATAGAAATGAGTATTGCGCTAGCGACTATTACAGCAAAACAATAAGAGTTCTGTTTTAAATTATATATTTTAAACCTGATGCGGCTGCCGACGATCCTGTTTTTCACGTTTCGATGATTCATGAAGATCGCATGACGCGGGTAAAGATAGGCTGATCAATCCGGCAATTACTAATGAAGCCGCTAAAGCGCAGACGGCGACATTTTGGCCGTAAAGATAAATCATGATGCCGACCAGATAAGGACCACAAAATCCCCCTAAATTACCTAATCCATTAATGACGCCTCGTGCGCTACCCGCGACTTCTGGCGAGGCAATACGTCCAGGAATAGACCAGAATGGACTGGTTGCGGCTTTCAGGAAGAATCCACAGGCCACCAACGCGATGTAGGCAGCAACGATGTGGTTGCGCAAAATCACTGATGCCAACAGCGCGGCAGCAAAGCAAAACAGTGAAATCATTACCCACATTCGACGTTTACCTGAGCGGTCGCTGAACAGAGAAATAAGGTAAATACCCACCATGGTCGCGACAAAAGGCAGCACCGCCAGCATGCCTACATTCGCCATATTTGCGCCTGTCAGATTTTTCAAAATACTCGGCAGCCACAAGGTGTAGCCATAATCACCGGTTTGATAGAAGAAATTGAGTGCGACCAGCTTCATCAATCCTTTATTACGAAAAACATCTTTAAGCGGCGCTTTGCTAACGGGTTGTTTGGACTGGCGTGCGGCGCGCTCACGGCTAAGCGCCTCAATCA contains:
- a CDS encoding amino acid ABC transporter permease: MSSHSEHTDDLRIVSKRYYGRWFSALVVLFCVVAMAHSMMNNPRFEWGIIAESFTEASILQGVLMTLQLTAISIVLGFAFGTVLALMRLSSNPVLVAVSWAYTWFFRGVPMLVQLFLWYNIAALYPTIALSLPGVGELWSAQSNALVSPFSAAVIALVMHQSAYAAEIVRAGIQSVGNGQLEAARALGYRPAQIFRHTVLPQAMRAILPPAGNEIIGQLKTTAVVSVISLQDVLFSAQIIYQRTYEVIPLLLVATLWYLLMTSVLSIGQYYVERYFSRGVTRREKRGWLSIITGFTLPKAARSVSNG
- a CDS encoding ABC transporter substrate-binding protein produces the protein MKLTKGMTLLALVMTTHFANAADVSVPTDSSLHVDADAKLKSLLPPDITQRGYIVAGTNPNTPPTTFFKEDNKTLAGREIDIMNAVGERLGIKVQWRDTGGFDNIIPGLKTGRYDVALSNINATQTRLKQVDFVGYYNASRLGIISLKSANIAPFTAFDAVCGKEVGAGAGTTQIMRLEQASKACEAAGKQPIKVAVFPDRPAGVQAVVSGRVPMFFGPYEGLSWQTKLIKPLALSGEIHVDDAPVSVAFPKDSPLEPAVQAALNSLIKDGNYQKILDHWGIGFGAVTEAKRNEEIFK
- a CDS encoding tyrosine-type recombinase/integrase, which produces MTLSSSHVGRHVLVWLADIKTSSLGQLDNFGDEGTVEQVMKVWVKLSLLVTRRRPEIAISSLLKHVLPQIGSLPLKSITRLRLNRLYNILIADGKKEEARRVFALTKQFLAWAEIQGYLDHSPIASMKKRDVAGRATPPRTRQLSDAEIWVFWHGLDNWALSEQARWALRLCLASARRPDEIIQAQKSEFDLQLGLWKQGTRNKSQREHILPISPLMRLCIEELIKSSDSRSPWLVPAPRDAQQPLSKGALNQALRRMIRAPRGLGLEPFSPRDLRRTARSKLSALDTPNDVARKIMNHALEGIDRVYDTHNYLDQMREALNNYSDALLQITSCESYYVLRHRFEGEKLVLSDMSLMYMSS
- a CDS encoding ParD-like family protein, whose amino-acid sequence is MGIVKISDLMHENLRIASQAMSRSINSQAEHWLKLGMMAELYPQLNQHELAQMLIRAELDGSSDIRNLVVSDNLTSQGDV
- the map gene encoding type I methionyl aminopeptidase, producing MNTVKIHTAREIEMARSAGHAAAKVLEMITPHVKPGITTEELDDICHDYIVNELKVTPANIGYHGYTRTTCTSVNHVVCHGIPAAKKLKDGDIVNIDVAIIKDGWYGDTSRMYFVGQPSVRAKRLVEITYQSMVAGIKTVRPGATLGDIGAAIQRVAEGAGFSVVREYCGHGVGEIYHTDPQVLHYGTPGEGMPLKAGMIFTIEPMINAGKAGTSLLSDGWTVVTKDRSLSAQWEHTVAVTEDGFDLLTPWPEGTGDYPAI
- a CDS encoding MFS transporter, encoding MNNKIPGTRWLRVIAPILITCIISFMDRVNISFALPGGMEQDLAITSQMAGIASGIFFIGYLFLQVPGGRIAVNGSGKRFIAWSLIAWMVVSIATGFVTNHYQLLALRFVLGVSEGGMLPVVLTMVSNWFPEKELGRANAFVMMFAPLGGMLTAPVSGMIINMADWRWLFIIEGLLSAVVLLVWLLVISDRPEEARWLPEREREYLIEALSRERAARQSKQPVSKAPLKDVFRNKGLMKLVALNFFYQTGDYGYTLWLPSILKNLTGANMANVGMLAVLPFVATMVGIYLISLFSDRSGKRRMWVMISLFCFAAALLASVILRNHIVAAYIALVACGFFLKAATSPFWSIPGRIASPEVAGSARGVINGLGNLGGFCGPYLVGIMIYLYGQNVAVCALAASLVIAGLISLSLPASCDLHESSKREKQDRRQPHQV